The Phaseolus vulgaris cultivar G19833 chromosome 5, P. vulgaris v2.0, whole genome shotgun sequence genomic interval AGTGGACTGTGTACCTTTAGAAAGGGCAATAGGAAGATCATGCTCAGAAGGCAGAACAAAAGGAGCGAAGGAGGTGGCATCAAAGTAGAGATTGGGGAAGTGTCAAAAGGGAGCGTGAGAAACACTTATACCTTTTTTGAGATTTAGTTAGCCTAAGAAGACACACTTATAAGACCTAGCCGACAATTTATCAAGGCTAGGACTGAGAGTGTGAACAAGACAGATGGACCCTAAGATACCAGGAGTTAAAGGGTAGAGAGATTGATGAGGGAACAAAATAAGTGAGGTATTTGGTTGTTGagtgttggagatcctacatcAACAATAGATTAAGCCAATATACAATATATAAGTAGGAGCAAACTTCACATTAAGTCAGTTTTGTGAAGatgagttagacttaaactCACCTTCTAATATGGTATCATAAGCTATCCTAGCAAAATTTGTTGGACCTATCATGCCATCCGCTATCGCTAATTTGTtcctaataatacatatataatctagatattcttgattttaggatcaactacttatttctataattataacaCTTCCCCTTAAGTTGGAGCATGTAAGCCATAAGTGTCTAGCTAgttacaaatataatcaatcATTGATCCCCTTAGAGATTTGGTGAATATGTCTCCAAACTCTAGTTTTTCTCTTATTAAATCAATCAATCTTAATACATTTGGTCCTCTTATGAAATATAAGATTAGAGACATTGTGTAATGCAGCCTCGTTGCCACATACAAGGTGCATTTGAGAACTTTCTTCAAATTTAAGCTCTTTGAGGAGTTGTTTTAGCCATATGAGCTCACAATTGGCTAATGTTATTGCCTTGTATTTTGCATTTGCAGCTGCCAGACgattttgttttttactttaCCATGATATTAAATTATCTCAAACAAGAACACAATACCCTAAAGTGCAGCTTCTAAAACTTGGTGATCCTGCCCAGTCAACTTCAGAGTACCCAACAATTTGAGTATTTCCCTTGTCTTCACAAATGAGGCCTTTCCCAGAGCcttcttaatatattttaggATTCATACGACTGCATCCCAATGGTCTTGACATAGGGAATTTAGAAATTGACTTACTATGCTCATTGCAAAGGCTATGTCAAGACGAGTCATAGCAAGGTAATTTAGCTTGCCAACTAACGTGTTGTATCTCTCAGGATCAGAATAAGGTTCTTCTTGATCAGGTACAAGTTTGACACTTGGATCCATTGGTGTGTCTACAGTCTTAGCAGTAACCATCCTTGTTACTTCTATAGATGTCAagagcatattttctttgaCATAAAAGCAAACCATCCTTGGATTGTGCCACTTCTATAAAAGGGAAATGCCTTAGGTGTCCAAAATCTTTTACTTGGAACTTTTGAGCAAGATATTGTTTTAGTTGTACAATACCCTCCTTATCACTTCTTGTGATAACAATGTCGCCGCAGATACAATGAGATAGTTACATTCTTGGGAAGAATGATGATAGAACAACGAATGATTAGCATCACTTGTATCATTCCAAACTGCTAGATGACAATTCGAAAATGCCCAAACCATGCATGGGGTGTTTGTTAGAGGCCATATAGGGACCTATATTAGATTACTCAACCTGAGTGACAAATCTGTGAGGTTGCTCTAGTGTTAGATGgaatttcatttaaaatacaataaaaagtTTCAAAGCTATGGTTGAGCCTATTGGAAACTATGTTTGTCAAGCAAACAACCAAATGAAAGGTTGTCACTCTAATGGTTTATGTCATGACATTATCCTCACAGGGGATGACTTATTAGCACCAACACCTTTATAAAATAGTGTTTTGATGTTTCCAACACTTTTTGGACATGACACTTGCTTGAAATGCCTTCAACATTCCTCAACTGTTtcacattaaaataataatttttttttcaactttgaCACATCTTGATTCTTCAATATGACTTGAGCATGACCAAAAAACACCTAGTTTTGGCTAAACACTTCCTTGACACTAATatcataaaaaagtaaaaataagttATAACAAAACAATTTATAAATAACCTAAGGCACACAACACTTTTTAGGTTTATTTCATAAGACTTAATGAGTTATTTTAACTATTACGAGATGTTTCTCAAAATTCTATTGATAGCATTAGagataaataaattaagaagTTCACTATCAAGAAAATTTCAGATAGAATTTGGAGTTAAGGTATTTTCATGGAATGGAAGTGGCTAAGTGAAAAAAGGGAATTGTACTCTCCcaaagaaatatttaaatttttaaatgtaCTAGCTAAtacatttgttttttaaatatattttagagatGTTATGATCCCTAGTGCCTATGTTTTATGTTCTTGCAACCCTCCTCCTTGTGCTAAGTAGGATCTTGGTCTTGACAGAATTGGTTAGTAGGTTTAGTTGAGTTCAATGTACCTAAGGAAGtagtatattttatatgttttattgGTCTCCtgaaaatagtaataatagttATGATCTTCacaaattcagaaaaaaaaaacatttttctctcttctcaagaacaaaaataaataaagtatgaTAATACATTTTTGGCATATTTATATTGTCATACTAAATAACAAaacaagtttatcaaagaatCCTTACTTGTCACAAATCTGAAAATTCTTGCATTGCCTGCAAACCCAACGGTTGCCTGACACCATTAGAATACAACAATGACTGCATGCATGCTGCAAATGAACCATGATAAAATCTTCCTTCATTGGGGAAATGGTTTCACCGAGCTGGAGACGGATCAAAGTTTTAcattaaagaaattattaattaCACAAAAGAAAACCTATAAATGTCAAATtcaaaagcaaggagaagatATAATTATTTGAAGGTATATAACATAGgcaacaaaatcaaaatcatgatAAGCAATGGACTTAATTTGCTGAAAAGAACAAATGAAGAATaatatattcaattaaaatgGCAAATTACTTTGTGCATTAGGAGAAGATCTTTTGTGGCATTTCCAGAAAGATCTGACTGACCAGATGCTTTTAAAGCCCTTTTTGTTATAGTCTTCTTAGTTGTTcctttcttattttgttttcttccatCTTCCTCTTGGCGAAGCTGATAAATCAAATCCTCGGCAGCCCCAGGCCAATAGTCACCATCAAAATATGGGAGCCTTGCAGCTGTAACCTTAGCCCTACATTCACCAGAAGACACAAAGAAGTGGTCGTACAAGTTGGTGAGATCAACCACAATATTCTCCTTGGAAGCTTTTCTTAACATAGCAAGGTACCTGtagaaatatattatgaaacaaATTAGAGATAGAGATGAATACCTTCTGCATTATGTACATGTAAAACGAGGCTACTTTACTTTCTAATTTGTCAAGATTTAAAACTTACCATTCCCTAAGCTTATCAGATTTTGGTGTTTTCTGAATTTCCGGAtgacaatataaaatataatcttCACCCTTCAGTGGAGGACAAGCCCAAATGTAGCAGCTAGTAAAACCACGTTTCTTGCAATACTCAAGGTATCCAATCTAAACGAAAATCATAATGAAAACTACTCAAATATTTATATAGCATAGAAATTAcaagaagaaaataaatcaGAACTTGAATGTATCCAAGAAAGGGTTCCACAAGGCTGTATAGCGGATCTCCCTACACAAGGACAAGGAATTCGCACTAAAGGTTACCAGAATTTCATGATAAACAAATGTTCGAAGAGCTTCTCCAGTTACTGCTTTAACCTCAGGCCTAAAATACTTAACAGAGTCCAAATATGAAAGATAAACCCGGCGCTGATTTGGAAATTTACTTTCAGATCCAAACTCTTGAACATACATGCCAAAGAGGCAAACTTCAACCCCTTCAATCTTCTGAAACAACAAAACTACCTGAAATGGAAACCAAATGTCATCAAAATTCACATGATTAATAGCAACTTGATTACCAACATAACTAGCTATGAAGCAGTTTTCCCCTTACTTTCGATTTGTATGGGAATTCTGTTGGGTAATTTTCTTCCTGAAAAATCTCCAAAAACCGCTGTTTAACTTCTAACTTCTTGTCAACAGATGACACAACCCTTATAACAAGAGATTCAGCTCCAGGCACCTGGAAACATCAATTAAAACATACTCATATAAATCCGGTATAAACACACACCAAAACAGAATTCTATCTGCAAAAAAACAGTTAGGAGTCATCAAGCTCCAATAAAAATATGCCACCAATATAAAACACACTAACACACAGAATGACAAGAATatgcatataaaaaaaataaatgatcaAATTATAAGCTCAACACTCCAATCAAATAAAATTTGGATGGAAGCATAGAATACAGATAACTGATAAATGAAACTTTATGATTATTAGTAAGACAAGGGTTGACTATCTAAACAATTGTTCCTTGGTCAACAATTAGTTTTAACCATAACATTGATCTAATAATTATTGGATTCTCCCCATGAAATATTTGTCCCTTCCCCCAATCTCACTGGCCACCATTCACTGCTGCTGGAGGCAATTTCTGCGGCAGCAGTAAGCTTTTTTCCCTTTCCTTTGGCATCCCATCTACAAACACAAAACATGCTGACAACCACCACCCTCAACAGCCATGCCACCCACATTGCAACAGATTCAAATGCCATCGGACAGCGAACCAGCCCCCGCAGCACCACAGTTGCAATATTATTATAGTATAAACGCACTCAAGGCTGAGGAGGCATCAGTCCTGAACTAAAAGCTCTCTGTATTTGATAATCCAATGAggtcaaacaaaaacaaaagacatttgtataaataaaaaaatgataaaattaaaagcCATAATATAGTGTATTCAATTTAATTGGCCAAAATCCAAAGAGCTCAGAAACTGAATTAGGGAGAAGGAAACAACAAAGTGCCATGATCAGCGAATAAGGAACTTAGTGAAGGGGAAAGTACTCCAGAAGAAAGGCTTTCTGTCTAGCATTGCAATGAGGAGACTAACATCATCTACAGTGAGAAAGAGGCCAACGTTGGATTACACCGTGTTGAATGCACATCATGTTGTCAGGAATGTGCCTAAAGCATCACACCAGATGCAGTGGGGCATCTCCAGAGGCATGGAGATGTCACTAGAAGCAGTGAAGATATTGCTCAAAAAAGAGGagattaaaaaagaaaaggttCGATGCAGAGGATGTATAATAACACTGTAGATTATTCCCAGTGTTACAAATAATGGTTCTTGGTGGACCAACTATAGGGTGGTCCACCCTAGAATTACTCTTATGACTATAATAAATAATCTGAACCATTACCTGGTGACAATAGAAGAAAAAAGTAACATTCAGTGACATCAGTACTTTAAGTGAAGAAACTTCAGTATGCATTTTGGTTTTAGTTTGTAACTACTAGATGATAATCATCATTTCCAATCAAATATAAGAAAATGGTAACCTTGGAAAGTGAACCTTAAGTCTAACTTAATTTTCCTGAACAGACTTTTTTAAGGTAAGATTTGCAAccatttatatactaatttGGTCATATCTCTAGCTAGTGTGAGATTACCAACGGTAACTATCAAGTTTTAACTCCTCTAAAAGGTAAAGCCATTAGGTGAAGGTTTGTGAATGGCAAAAACCACTGCAATAGTCCATTGGGCTTGAAGCATTGATAATGACAAAGCCCAAGCTACCTTGTGTTGAAATTCAATACTTTTTAGGAAAGGTCACATTAATAGAGCTCTAGCCTATTTAATCATATATACTTATACCATGCCGAGAGTCAACTTTATTGTAAATTTCTCAAGTCATTATTAGACAAGCTCATGAATGATTCTCTACATATGCAATATACAAAGAAGGGAATCACCTCATCATAATTTTTCCCTTGAAGTCGGGCCCTCTCTTGTCTCTCATGCTTTAGTCTCCTAAATAATCGTTGCTCTATTTGATCACTGAGAATTGTTCTGGGCAAATCCTTGGCTCCAAGAACAGCATTTTGGGGTAAGGGCTTGCGCTCACCTCTTTCTACTTCTTGAATATAGCAGTTAGGGCAAGTGTATTCAGCTTGTCCACTATCATTTCTTCGACCATTAAATAAGGCACAAATTTGATGTTGCCATGCTTCACATTTATCACATTGAACCCACTGCAGATAAAGTAGATGGTTAATAGTACAAAATAAACTGCCAATTGATGAATAAAATAAGACATATGATACGAACCCATTCCTCTGTTTCCtcatcatttttcttcttctctaacCTTGACTTAGGAAAAGAAGTCCCATCAACGACAATGGTGTCTCCACGAGGCTCATTGTAGCACGGAATACAAAAATAATGTCGTGTATCACCCGTACCCATTGTATAATACATATTATTGCGTTTAATCCGAACACCACATGTTGTGCAATAAATAGGGGGTGGTTCAAAAGTTAATTTCTCTACTGCACACAACTGACAGGAGTTCTCACTCATTGAATGCTCCATTGCTTGATTCTTCTCTGCCTTCGATTTGCTCTGGCACAACAAAATAGATGCATCACGGTAAAAATAAGGATATCCAATAAGAATGAGATAAAGCAACTGAAGAAGTAAAAAAAGCACTATATAATTCTTAGGCAAACCTTGAAAAAGTTATTTGTGACATTTAGGAAAACTAACATATCCTACCATTTTTTGAATAATTAGGATGACGggattttgtttttcaactaGTTTGTGAGTATTTAACTCAATAAATTCCCTAAACATCTAGAGGAAAATATAAAAGTTATCAGTCTGGATTTTTACATGTAAAATATATGCATCACAAAGATAATGAGAAGCTAAGATGAAAATAAAGCTGATTGCAATAAGTAAACTAAGCCTCTAGAAGAACCTTAGGAAATTACATCTTCATAAACTTGATAAAATGAGGGGAAAGATTCAAAACACGAAACAAATTATAGAGATATCGTATTATATGCATAAAAAATCAAAGTTCAGTAGATCAAAGATTGCATAAGTATCTAGATGAGATAATGATAACTAGGAACTCAAGTTCTGCATATGAATGATAAGCATAGTTCACGATTTCCATTTGATGCATTTAGTCACTTAGAGGATTTCAAGGAATCATGGGCTAGGAGTTTTTTTAAACCAGGGTTGGGGGTTTGTGTACGAAATTCAAGCGTTTCTAAATTAGAACAGATATTATTCATGCTGTCATTAAATTAATGGctataaagtaatttttctaTTGAAAAAAGATTACACCAGAATAAATAGTCTTACTTGGCCAACCCATTGCCTGAGGCCAGTGATATGTTCCCTGACTTGCTCAGGAGTAAACAGCTCAGTCAATGAGACCCCCTTTATTTTTGGCTTACCAGACTTGGTTCCAGCTCCAGGTTCAGATGGCTGGGTCACATTTTCTTGCTTATCCTGACCACTTTCTTTCTCAGTTTTCATATTCTCCGGCCTAACTATATTAGCTGGCTCATTGTATGTGACAGGCTTACCTGTGGGCCTTTTATCATGTGCATTATCCTCCTCCATTCTTGTCTCACTGAGATTTTCATGCACTGAATGCACCAGAACTTCTGCTTTAACTTCATTAAGCTCAGATTTAATTGATACAGACATATCCCCACAAGAATAGGATGCGCAATGAGTATCCTTCGAATCTCTTAATTCACAGTTTGGAAGAGCAGATAAAGCAGCATTATCATATTCAGGATTAATGGACTTGGTGTATTGCTCAGTTTTCATACGCTTTGGAGCTGGTAGGTCTTCTGAAGTTTCAGCCACTGGTTGAGACTTGGAGATAAATCTAGGTGATGGTCCCACCACATTAAAGGTTTCGCAGGATCCATTTAAAGCAATTGGCAAACACGGTTCAGGATCTGACTGAATTTGGGGCTTACGTTGAAATGCATGCCGATACTTTTTTACTAAAACGCAAACAGGGCAATACAGATTCCTGCATTTTATGAAATGACGAAGCAATTTCCTGGTATGATGGCAACGAGGATATGGACAATGAGATATAATGCATCCATCTACGTGATCACATAACTTCTGCATAATTGAACAATGGCGTTCTTGGCATCGCCCTTCTGGTGCAGAACAGTGTCGagcatgaaataaaaataaaagccACTTCTGTTGATTTCTGTGTTCCTTCTCTTTAGAACTGCTTGGGTCTAGCAGCTCAACTGAGCTTCTAGAGGCAACAGCTTGACCAATAATAGATCCATCTAATGGTAAATTACTGCAATGAGCTTCATCTTGCCTTGGTATTCTTTGATGAAAATCAATGGGAAGACGCTGTTCATGTGACATACCCTTAGGAACATCGTTTTCATCTTGTGATTGAGGCCACTGATTTTTAAGCATGGATTTGGATTGTGACCCAACTGAAACacagttaaaattattttgagacTCTGAAACCAATTGATAAGGATGCAACATTTGTTGAGAAATTTGAGGTGGTGATGCTGATGAGTTGTGCTCATCCAATGAAACATGCTGAGCAACCTTAGAGCGATCTTTAGAAGAAACCTGTTGGAACTGATTCTGCATTTCAGATACATGGAACTGCTCAGAAAACTGAGAATTGAGAATTTCTTTATGTGGTTCAACACCAGGCTCAGACTTTACGTGATTGTCTAGACCGGAAGAGAGTTGAGACTGAGGGAAGGCATCATTGTTGACCAAATGCTGAGGTTGCTGACTTAGCGGATTCAGCTGAAATTGCTGAGGAGCATACCAATCTGACTGGTGACATTGTTGGGGTCTTTGCTCATATTGATGTTGAGTATTTACATGGTCATTTCTTGAAGTCAGGGAAGACtggaattttaaatttttcaacgAATTTATTGCTTGAGAGTTGTGATGAGCAGTATGATTCATACTGTGCAAATTTGAATGACCACTTATGAGTGAGCTGGAAATGGGTATTGATGGCAATTTTACAGCATTCATGTTCTGAGTGTTCAACATAGAACCAGAGGATGTCGCAGATGCATAATAGCTTCCAGAAGTAAAAGTGTCAACATTAATCAATCCATATCTGTCACCTGATAATGAGATTGTTACC includes:
- the LOC137835280 gene encoding histone acetyltransferase HAC1-like isoform X3 is translated as MSSTSFSIGSGGNMASVGLQRITSQMIPTPGFSVSNNHSYTNMETSSNNSSFSGVDSSLLLPAQSQQQQQRHQKLQDSDHNNHTLHNLGSQIDGGRRSDLLQNTFAYPNGSINSGLGLIGNSIQIANELGTDDYTSAYSNSPKNLQQLFDQNQQPVVQGDRYGLINVDTFTSGSYYASATSSGSMLNTQNMNAVKLPSIPISSSLISGHSNLHSMNHTAHHNSQAINSLKNLKFQSSLTSRNDHVNTQHQYEQRPQQCHQSDWYAPQQFQLNPLSQQPQHLVNNDAFPQSQLSSGLDNHVKSEPGVEPHKEILNSQFSEQFHVSEMQNQFQQVSSKDRSKVAQHVSLDEHNSSASPPQISQQMLHPYQLVSESQNNFNCVSVGSQSKSMLKNQWPQSQDENDVPKGMSHEQRLPIDFHQRIPRQDEAHCSNLPLDGSIIGQAVASRSSVELLDPSSSKEKEHRNQQKWLLFLFHARHCSAPEGRCQERHCSIMQKLCDHVDGCIISHCPYPRCHHTRKLLRHFIKCRNLYCPVCVLVKKYRHAFQRKPQIQSDPEPCLPIALNGSCETFNVVGPSPRFISKSQPVAETSEDLPAPKRMKTEQYTKSINPEYDNAALSALPNCELRDSKDTHCASYSCGDMSVSIKSELNEVKAEVLVHSVHENLSETRMEEDNAHDKRPTGKPVTYNEPANIVRPENMKTEKESGQDKQENVTQPSEPGAGTKSGKPKIKGVSLTELFTPEQVREHITGLRQWVGQSKSKAEKNQAMEHSMSENSCQLCAVEKLTFEPPPIYCTTCGVRIKRNNMYYTMGTGDTRHYFCIPCYNEPRGDTIVVDGTSFPKSRLEKKKNDEETEEWWVQCDKCEAWQHQICALFNGRRNDSGQAEYTCPNCYIQEVERGERKPLPQNAVLGAKDLPRTILSDQIEQRLFRRLKHERQERARLQGKNYDEVPGAESLVIRVVSSVDKKLEVKQRFLEIFQEENYPTEFPYKSKVVLLFQKIEGVEVCLFGMYVQEFGSESKFPNQRRVYLSYLDSVKYFRPEVKAVTGEALRTFVYHEILIGYLEYCKKRGFTSCYIWACPPLKGEDYILYCHPEIQKTPKSDKLREWYLAMLRKASKENIVVDLTNLYDHFFVSSGECRAKVTAARLPYFDGDYWPGAAEDLIYQLRQEEDGRKQNKKGTTKKTITKRALKASGQSDLSGNATKDLLLMHKLGETISPMKEDFIMVHLQHACSHCCILMVSGNRWVCRQCKNFQICDKCYEAELKREERERHPINQREKHTLYPVEIIDVPADTKDKDEILESEFFDTRQAFLSLCQGNHYQYDTLRRAKHSSMMVLYHLHNPTAPAFVTTCNICRLDIETGQGWRCEVCPEYDVCNACYQKDGGTDHPHKLTNNPSMADRDDQNKEARQVRVLQLRKMLDLLVHASQCRSPHCQYPNCRKVKGLFRHGMHCKTRASGGCVLCKKMWYLLQLHARACKESECHVPRCRDLKEHLRRLQQQSDSRRRAAVMEMMRQRAAEVANNSG
- the LOC137835280 gene encoding histone acetyltransferase HAC1-like isoform X2; its protein translation is MKSQAQFPEKISGQVPNQSGSQLPGLIQLNGNALHQMPNLGVFPTMDPEFIRARSFTLEKICNILLQRYQHPVTEAHKRKVKDLAKRLEEGMLKTAISKEDYMNLDTLESRLSNFLRMSSMTTHNQHPQIVSSSPIATMIPTPGMSHITNSTMITASSVDTSMIAASGCNSIASPSVNSVSMLPAGGMLGSTLNRSDGGNMASVGLQRITSQMIPTPGFSVSNNHSYTNMETSSNNSSFSGVDSSLLLPAQSQQQQQRHQKLQDSDHNNHTLHNLGSQIDGGRRSDLLQNTFAYPNGSINSGLGLIGNSIQIANELGTDDYTSAYSNSPKNLQQLFDQNQQPVVQGDRYGLINVDTFTSGSYYASATSSGSMLNTQNMNAVKLPSIPISSSLISGHSNLHSMNHTAHHNSQAINSLKNLKFQSSLTSRNDHVNTQHQYEQRPQQCHQSDWYAPQQFQLNPLSQQPQHLVNNDAFPQSQLSSGLDNHVKSEPGVEPHKEILNSQFSEQFHVSEMQNQFQQVSSKDRSKVAQHVSLDEHNSSASPPQISQQMLHPYQLVSESQNNFNCVSVGSQSKSMLKNQWPQSQDENDVPKGMSHEQRLPIDFHQRIPRQDEAHCSNLPLDGSIIGQAVASRSSVELLDPSSSKEKEHRNQQKWLLFLFHARHCSAPEGRCQERHCSIMQKLCDHVDGCIISHCPYPRCHHTRKLLRHFIKCRNLYCPVCVLVKKYRHAFQRKPQIQSDPEPCLPIALNGSCETFNVVGPSPRFISKSQPVAETSEDLPAPKRMKTEQYTKSINPEYDNAALSALPNCELRDSKDTHCASYSCGDMSVSIKSELNEVKAEVLVHSVHENLSETRMEEDNAHDKRPTGKPVTYNEPANIVRPENMKTEKESGQDKQENVTQPSEPGAGTKSGKPKIKGVSLTELFTPEQVREHITGLRQWVGQSKSKAEKNQAMEHSMSENSCQLCAVEKLTFEPPPIYCTTCGVRIKRNNMYYTMGTGDTRHYFCIPCYNEPRGDTIVVDGTSFPKSRLEKKKNDEETEEWWVQCDKCEAWQHQICALFNGRRNDSGQAEYTCPNCYIQEVERGERKPLPQNAVLGAKDLPRTILSDQIEQRLFRRLKHERQERARLQGKNYDEVPGAESLVIRVVSSVDKKLEVKQRFLEIFQEENYPTEFPYKSKVVLLFQKIEGVEVCLFGMYVQEFGSESKFPNQRRVYLSYLDSVKYFRPEVKAVTGEALRTFVYHEILIGYLEYCKKRGFTSCYIWACPPLKGEDYILYCHPEIQKTPKSDKLREWYLAMLRKASKENIVVDLTNLYDHFFVSSGECRAKVTAARLPYFDGDYWPGAAEDLIYQLRQEEDGRKQNKKGTTKKTITKRALKASGQSDLSGNATKDLLLMHKLGETISPMKEDFIMVHLQHACSHCCILMVSGNRWVCRQCKNFQICDKCYEAELKREERERHPINQREKHTLYPVEIIDVPADTKDKDEILESEFFDTRQAFLSLCQGNHYQYDTLRRAKHSSMMVLYHLHNPTAPAFVTTCNICRLDIETGQGWRCEVCPEYDVCNACYQKDGGTDHPHKLTNNPSMADRDDQNKEARQVRVLQLRKMLDLLVHASQCRSPHCQYPNCRKVKGLFRHGMHCKTRASGGCVLCKKMWYLLQLHARACKESECHVPRCRDLKEHLRRLQQQSDSRRRAAVMEMMRQRAAEVANNSG
- the LOC137835280 gene encoding histone acetyltransferase HAC1-like isoform X1, with the protein product MKSQAQFPEKISGQVPNQSGSQLPGLIQLNGNALHQMPNLGVFPTMDPEFIRARSFTLEKICNILLQRYQHPVTEAHKRKVKDLAKRLEEGMLKTAISKEDYMNLDTLESRLSNFLRMSSMTTHNQHPQIVSSSPIATMIPTPGMSHITNSTMITASSVDTSMIAASGCNSIASPSVNSVSMLPAGGMLGSTLNRSDGLSNGYKQSSTSFSIGSGGNMASVGLQRITSQMIPTPGFSVSNNHSYTNMETSSNNSSFSGVDSSLLLPAQSQQQQQRHQKLQDSDHNNHTLHNLGSQIDGGRRSDLLQNTFAYPNGSINSGLGLIGNSIQIANELGTDDYTSAYSNSPKNLQQLFDQNQQPVVQGDRYGLINVDTFTSGSYYASATSSGSMLNTQNMNAVKLPSIPISSSLISGHSNLHSMNHTAHHNSQAINSLKNLKFQSSLTSRNDHVNTQHQYEQRPQQCHQSDWYAPQQFQLNPLSQQPQHLVNNDAFPQSQLSSGLDNHVKSEPGVEPHKEILNSQFSEQFHVSEMQNQFQQVSSKDRSKVAQHVSLDEHNSSASPPQISQQMLHPYQLVSESQNNFNCVSVGSQSKSMLKNQWPQSQDENDVPKGMSHEQRLPIDFHQRIPRQDEAHCSNLPLDGSIIGQAVASRSSVELLDPSSSKEKEHRNQQKWLLFLFHARHCSAPEGRCQERHCSIMQKLCDHVDGCIISHCPYPRCHHTRKLLRHFIKCRNLYCPVCVLVKKYRHAFQRKPQIQSDPEPCLPIALNGSCETFNVVGPSPRFISKSQPVAETSEDLPAPKRMKTEQYTKSINPEYDNAALSALPNCELRDSKDTHCASYSCGDMSVSIKSELNEVKAEVLVHSVHENLSETRMEEDNAHDKRPTGKPVTYNEPANIVRPENMKTEKESGQDKQENVTQPSEPGAGTKSGKPKIKGVSLTELFTPEQVREHITGLRQWVGQSKSKAEKNQAMEHSMSENSCQLCAVEKLTFEPPPIYCTTCGVRIKRNNMYYTMGTGDTRHYFCIPCYNEPRGDTIVVDGTSFPKSRLEKKKNDEETEEWWVQCDKCEAWQHQICALFNGRRNDSGQAEYTCPNCYIQEVERGERKPLPQNAVLGAKDLPRTILSDQIEQRLFRRLKHERQERARLQGKNYDEVPGAESLVIRVVSSVDKKLEVKQRFLEIFQEENYPTEFPYKSKVVLLFQKIEGVEVCLFGMYVQEFGSESKFPNQRRVYLSYLDSVKYFRPEVKAVTGEALRTFVYHEILIGYLEYCKKRGFTSCYIWACPPLKGEDYILYCHPEIQKTPKSDKLREWYLAMLRKASKENIVVDLTNLYDHFFVSSGECRAKVTAARLPYFDGDYWPGAAEDLIYQLRQEEDGRKQNKKGTTKKTITKRALKASGQSDLSGNATKDLLLMHKLGETISPMKEDFIMVHLQHACSHCCILMVSGNRWVCRQCKNFQICDKCYEAELKREERERHPINQREKHTLYPVEIIDVPADTKDKDEILESEFFDTRQAFLSLCQGNHYQYDTLRRAKHSSMMVLYHLHNPTAPAFVTTCNICRLDIETGQGWRCEVCPEYDVCNACYQKDGGTDHPHKLTNNPSMADRDDQNKEARQVRVLQLRKMLDLLVHASQCRSPHCQYPNCRKVKGLFRHGMHCKTRASGGCVLCKKMWYLLQLHARACKESECHVPRCRDLKEHLRRLQQQSDSRRRAAVMEMMRQRAAEVANNSG